The sequence TGAAAATATTTCTGATGTGGTGCCTCACTGTCAGCTTCTAGTTAGACAGTTGCAGGTTGCCATCCATTTATggctattttcattattattccaGAAAGGACAGCCAAAATTCTGCTATGTGATATAGTTTCAGAGATCTTCGCAAAGTTCACTCTATTGATACCATATCCCGGTGCTAAACCAAACAGTTCTAGGAAGAGATACAAAGCTTCCTAAATAACCCTCTTATTATTTATAGTCAGCTACTATCTAATTCCCAGAGTAAATGCTAATCAATGTCCACTTTTCGTTGGTACTGGCTGAAAATGCCCATTTGTGTTAATGACTACATGCAAGGCATGAAGTCAGGTTGCAAATAGAAGAGAGATTATTTGCCACTAATTTCTACTTTCATCTTCCCTGAGCCATTCATCTGAAtgcaaatattttagattttgaatAGAAAttgctagaaaaaaattttatataactcAGTCATTATTCATCACTCATTGAATAAGATCCTTCTACCAATCAAGTATGTTTGCTGATTCAATATCATTTAGaggaataatttaataaaattatttatagttcAAAGAGCACACCCAAGTTCTAGAGCAAATAACGATAAATAATTAGTGCATAATATTGTAAGAGCTAAATCGGAAGTTACAAGCAACGTGCACTGGGAATATACACGAGGAAGCTGCAAATGCTACAGTGCATGATCATTTATGGTGTTATGAGGATAGAAACATTTAGCTGAACTTGAACTCTTTAGGGtgtatgaagaaatagaaaaaaagaacgGATATTCGAGACTGATCTAAGAGCATGTATAAATTATCCAAGCGACATAAGCAAGCTACACCATGCTTCTAGAGGAGGAACCTGTTTGTTTACGATAACTTATTGGCTATTTGGGTTGAAATGGTACTAAGTGCCCTGCAACATGTCTTAAACTCCATTTCACCTGCCTTCTGGGCTATAGAGAGGCtatatttcccagcctcccttatAGACGGTTACGGCAATGTGACCGAAAACTGAACAATGTCGTAGGAGTGAAAATCATTTACACAGGAGTGCATCGTTTACAGGCCCGTCCCAACAAAATCTCCCCGTGAACAATTCTCCATACACCCCTTTCATCCTGGCCGTCAGGAATGGGGATGACTCCAAGGCGATCCCAACCACATGTTAAAGATGGAATCCTTTTGATCAGTCTGATTCCCTGGATAACTGTAGAGAGAGAGCTCCTCAAACACATCAGTACTGTGAAAAGAGCAATTTAAATCTGCATTATGTATGAGTCACTTTTATGTTTGGAGCCTATTTGTGGCAGCATTTTGTCTTCCCAGTGTAATACAGAAATTGGAACTGAAAGTGTGCAGTTTCATTTAGACGATCTGAATAGtgaagaaacagaaccaagaaaTCCGTGCATCCTGCAGATTTTTGGGgtggattttgttttcattggttTTCCAGCCATAGTATAGCTTTATTCACCCATTTCTTTGGTCATTCGCATATCATTTGGAGCAACTATTCTATGGACCAGCTTTATATCCTGAGGAGTCAGCAGGAAACATCATAGACATGATCTACACATTACATTGTTCATATTTTACTGGGGCAGacagattattaaaaacaaatgaataaatcagaTACAGAAGTAATTTATTGGAGTTTTGATAATGTTAAAATTTCATAATGCAAGAATTATTACAGACATGTAAATTCAGTTCCTGAACAAGGTTACACATTTCTTTCTTATAACAGAATTTGTTATTAATAACATCTCCACACATTATTTCATCAATTTCCACAAGattctaataaaacaaatattgaagATATTCCTGATATTTATtacacacatataataaatactattttagtaTTTGCAGAAGGATAATTatgtatcataatttttaaacatttatttagttttgagaaagagagagagagcaagggaggggcagagagagagggagagccagaatcccaagcaggctccacactgtcagcgcagggcctgatgcagggctcgaataacgaaacgatgagatcatgacctgaaccgaaaccgagagtcagatgcttaactaactgagccacccaggtgcccccatattattttttttactattcttataatgaacatatttttaagacAAGGAACAGCTGAGTCTTGTTATTTGAAACTTAAGAGAAACTTTTAGGTGgcaagatggaaaaaataattggCAGTTCAGAGATTCAAAGACGAAAACTGAACAATTTGAGATCAGACCTCAACTTCCAAAAAGGTCTTCTTAATTCACAAACCGTAAGAAATGACTTTCCTAGTGGCATATGGGAACATAGAAGCGTTGAAAGCAAGTCacgataatttttttctttctcatccctACTGCAGAACTTGATTTTTTCTCTGAGATGTTACCTACTTGTATTAATCTAATATTCTTTAGCTTTGTTTCTTATacacatatgtgaaatttattctaaatataaGTGTCACTCTTGAATTTTATTGTGTGCATCTTTTTCTAATAAAGCTCTGATGGCTCTCTATTAACCATGACAAATTTATGATGGAATAATACCTACCCCAAACACTCATCCTCAATCTGTGATTTACAATCCAATATCATTACCATCCAAAAGACCGAAGATCCAAACAATAGAATCTAAACACACCGTGGTACATATGCATGGATCTAATTACAATGGAAAAGAGCAATTATTTCCTGAGATTAAGTTGTCAttcttaaaaatgcataaatatagaTTATAAACTCTTAAACCAGAAAATAATAACATAGAATATGTATATGACATACACATTGCTTCATAATCCTGAGGAATTTCTTACAATATTTTGTATAATTAGATTGCTTACCTGAAAAAATCAGCTAATGAAATGATAATcatatcatttttcttatatttttcacaAACACATCTGCATATACTTTTGTGATATGCTTAAATAAAAGGCTTTCTAAGGTAAACCTTTGGAAATTACTCCATGATATACTCATTAGAAAAAGAGGTAAGAAGtatactttttcttaatgtttatttattttgagagagatagagacagagcatgagcaagggagggccagagagagggagacacagaatccgaagcagggtccaggctctgagacatcagcacagagcccgatgcagggctcaaacctatgaaccgcaagatcatgaccggagccaaagtcagacgcctaaccggctgagccacccaggcgccccaaaagaggTAAGAAGTATAAAATGTTATGGACTCCATCAACTGGTTTTCCTAGAAGACACACGATgctcctctttgtttctttcagtcAGCACTTCAGCTGCCACAGAAATGACAGAAAGGCCTGCCTTAGCTTCTTGTTTCCCCGAATCAGCATCAACAAGTGGATTGAAGGATATAGGATTCCAATAACCTGGCAAAGGAGGAAGCCGAACTCGTTCTGCAGCCAATTAGAACTCCAAATTGTGATCGTCAGAGTAAAGAAGTAACCGgcaaagaacaagagaaaggagACCACCGTCTGCATGGCTCTTATGTGGACCTTGGTGCTGGGATCTCGGGATCCCTTATCAGAGAGCTGCATCCTCTTGAGATGTTTCCAGAGGGAAAAGATCAACAGCACAAAAGACGTCAGGGACATACCAAAGGGTATGAAGTTTGCTAGTGTGAATATAGTCATATTTGAAAGCTGtaaaatgtccctcaatttggtcTTCCTGGTGCCGTTTCCTTCATATACCTCAGTCTGCACTTTCTCATGTACGCTCACCACCACAACATGACAAACCAAAAAGAACAAGGACCAGCATCACAAGAACTATGCTTTTAACTCTCCACTTGAGGCGAAGGAAAATAAGGCTGGAGAAGTTGGctattttgaacaaataaaacatgCTGAGGCTAGTAGCCAGCCAGATGCTAAAATGATTGCTTACTGCTCAggcaatttgaaaaataattcttacttCTACGCTCTTGAAATCTGGACTGAACAAAGTTGCATACCAATTTATTATCATTACCCAGAGCAAACCAATTCTGGAGACAGCCAGAGCAGCGAGAATGTGATCAACTGAGGAGATCTTTTGTCTCTTGGTCCAGTCAATGAAGTTCACCAGTGCTATGAAGCCATTGGCAAAATTTCCTAGGAGAAATTCTATTATTACCACGATGGAAAAAATGCTCGGTAGCGCGGTTACCATgtctagaaaggaaaacaaacaaaaaaatctaagtcTAATGTCTGATGTCGCTGGTTGTGCACCTGATCCCTAAGTGTGCAGTAAAGTTCTCGTTTCTTTTGAATTCTGTGACCAATGTCAAGCAGGAAAGCACCAGGGTAGGCCAGTAGATGAGCTCAGTGCTGTCCTGATGAAAACCCTTGTTATTCCCAAATGGCTAAAGTGACTCCCACTCATACACTGTGTGTCCTTGCCATGGTTGGATTATTTCATAACTGGTGTTGAGGTGAAAGCTGGGTTCACATTTGTTAACATGCAAATAAGGACATATTATTTGCAACTTTTTCCTTGTTTAACTTTTCCATAATTTGTGTTTACCAACTGTAGTTGTTAGatagtaaaatttaaaactccagTATGTAGAACAAACAGTGAATGTCCACAAGCTATTTAATGGAGCTGGGTCATAGCTACGGTCTACAGTGCTATGgacttattattacttttttaatgccAGATGTACATAGGAAAAATTCAAGCTTTTCCTATCAAAAGCATCCAGAAAAGACAGACAATTCTCTCCAGAAGCTGGTTGCTGATAATTAATACTTAtatatcactttatttatttagaagctcataaacacacacacacacacacacacacacacacacacacacacacaaatacatatgcaTCTCATGGACGGAATTACTGTTCTataatttccaaaatgtaaaGTCAGTGTCCAGAGATCATCCTGGTTCAAATCCCCCTTGTAGGCTTTTTCAACCCCTTATTAATAGCTATCAAACATATCTTTCATGCTTAGGTCTTTGAGAAAGTCTCTCTTTTGAGTctatttaatatgtattaatatttagTTAAAACATTCAAAGATTTTGTAAATAGTTTTGGGCATTTCAAAAGAACGCATGTTTTCCATTGCCAGTTCCAGACTTTTTTCATATGtgaatagtcatttttattttgtttcatttgtcgtgacttcttttttaagattaacaGATGTTAAAATCAACCTCTACCCTGGATTTCATTCAGTTTCAGTTTTCatagtaattgtttttaattttttttaatgcttatttatttgagagagagagagagacagacacaaagtgtgagcgagggagggacagagagagggaaacacagaattggaagcaggctccagcctctgagctctcagcacagagcccgacgtggggctcaaacccacggaccacctgatcatgacctgaactgaagtcggacgcttaaccgactgagccacccaggtgccccaatagtagTAATTGTTTCTAGCAGAAGATCTTGAGCTGGACTGCCAGGATGAGAAACCCAGATTGCCTGCTTCATGTATCTCTGAACTTGGACACTGCTTTAAAACCACTCTCTGCCTCTGTATGATCACCAGTAAGATGTGGACAATAATGAGACCCTCTCCCTGCAGTCTTTGTGAAGAGTTTATCTACTACCTGCGATCCTGCCTGTCTGGTACAGAAAGGGCAGGAAAGGTTGTTGCTTAGTCCTCTGATCCCGTGTTATTTGATACTTTAAAGCTAACCTGTGATAACTTCCATTTAGGAGTAGAATGTAGCCGATTGGAAAAGGCAAGATGTCCTCCTCTAACAAGCAGGATAAGGAGAATAAATTGCCAAAATTACGTTTTAAATTCATCCCAAATCTGTGCGAGAAGAGAAGACCACCCAAACTGAGATCTGGGATGCAGAGTCTTTTCAGGTGAAGAGATGATCTATATATTcagtgaaatccctatcaaatCCTAGCAGGCTCTATTCCCAGAAAGTGAAAGACTatgtctaaaatgtatatggaaatgcaaagtgcCCAGAATAgctgaaaggattttttttttaatgttttatttttttttgagagagagagagacagagtatgagcaggggaggggcagagagagagggagacacagaatccgaaacaggctccaggctctgagctgtcagcacagaacccgatgcagggctcgaatttaTGATTCACGAgtttatgatctgagccaaagtcggatgcttaactgactgaaccacccaggcgtccctgagccaaaaggatttttttaaaaagaacaaatctggaggatTTCAGTTCCTGGTATCGAAGCTTGCTACTAGCATGTATTAATCAAGATAGTGTAATATTCACATGCAGATAGACATATATATCAATGAAACACAACTGAGAGTCCGGACTAATATCGACATTCCTGGTCAATGTGTTACCAAACCCAAGTTCGGCTGCCGGTCGCTTGGAAGGCCATCACTCAGGAGGAGAGTTTTTGACGAGAAAGGAACATGCGCTTTAGTCAGAAGGCCGTCaacctggggagaaggcagactctTGTCCAAAAACCAACTCGGAGGTTTCCTGCCTGACCCaggggggtttttttttttaacaggtttAGGGTAGTTAACCAGCAAAAGGAGTGCAGTGGCCTGCAACATTTCTTGATTACATGCAGACTTGATGATGCCAGCTCCAAATGTTATCTCAGTGCTCAGGGGCTGTGCAAGGGGGTCCAGTTCCTGTTTGTTGATGTGCAGGAGTACTCTGTTCTTTCCTCAAAGGAGGGCAAGGTCTACAGATACACAAAGGGAGGTCAGTAAAATCATCAGCATgatctaaagaaagaaaagcattttgcTAAAACCTTGCTAAGCTAGTCAGAAAGCTGAGGCAGCTTTAAACAGACTTGCTGGCTGCTGTGGCCTGGGAAAGTTCGGGTCCTTCACTCCTCAAGGCCAGTGGTCTGCaaatctcaaaaaaagtaaatgagttCTTTTACAGATCAAGGGCCTTAAGTCAGTAAGTAAGAAGGGTGTTAACATGGAACAAGTTAACCCTTAAGACTGGCTGGCTGCGGGGCTGTTGCATTAATTTGCAATCAATGGGAGGAATtatctttctttagttttcaacAAATGAAGTTGGGACAATTAGAGGCCCACACTGATAGAGATACATGTGGGCCCTGATCTTCGTATCataacaaaattaactcaaaattgatcgtAGAAGCTGAATGTAAGGGGAACCactataaacattagaaaaaaaaaaaacataaaaggttGGCAAACTTGAATTAGGCAGACTTCTTAGAcccaacaccaaaagcataattcataaaattaataaactaataaattgaattgcatcaaaattgaaaacttttgctCCCCACAAGGTTCACACCCTGTGTAATTCTCTCCCCTTAAGAGTGGGCAGGAGCTGTGACTTACTTCTAGCTTGCAGAATAAGGCAAGCATGAAGAGGTGTTGCAGATACTTAAGCTCCCAAAGCAAAtgattttgagttaattaaaAGGGAGATGATCCATCATGGGCTTGATGCTATCAGGTAAAGCTTTAAAAGAGTGGCTGGACCTCCCCTGAGTGAGAGACTCTTGCTGGCTTTAAAGACGTAAGCATCCACGTGACAAAGTGCCTATGGAAAGGGCCACAAGGCAATGAACTCTGCCAATACCCTGAGTGCACTTGGAAGTGGATTCTCCTCCGGTCAAGCCCGTAGATGAGGTTGCAATACCATCAAAATGATTTCAAGCTGGTGAGATCCTGAAGCCAAGAACACAGCTAAGCCTCGCTCCAAAAACCTGTGACATAAgacatgtggggtttttttggtgtaaGCCACTAAATTGCTGGTCATCTGTTGCACAGCAATAACAAATGAATACAGTTGACAGTGACTCGGAATTTAGTGTTTTGGTCTATTTGATagagatctctcttctttcaggtGAGAAATGCTCCACAATTTGGTTTGCTAgttttttgtttatccatctgtTTGTGCAAgaatctctcttcttctggaaaggAGAATGTCTGTATTAGTGAATTTTAGATCTGCACTGGTGAATTTTTGTGTTCTATATTTATTCTATCCTGGGTCTTGTTGTTATGAGTATGAAATTTTTGCCTACCTCTGGATAAATGCTCTTACAAAAGGAGCACGGTTCTGAGTACTTTCCAGAGCTTAAGTAACacttatggttttttttaaattttttttatgtttatttattcaacaaaaactaATTCAggagcattttattttacatttatttatttattttgagagaaacagcacaCATGCACAaccaagtggggggaggggcagaaagagggggcgagagaaccccaagcaggctctgtgctgtcagtgctgaccTCTTcacggggctcaaccccacaaactgtgcgatcatgacctgagccaagatcaggagtcagtcgcttaacccactgaaccgcCCAGGTTCCCCCAGGAACATTTTTCTACAGGAAACCAGGTTTATATAATCCAAATGATTGTTTCATCAGATCAGACTGACTCAATACTTTTGATTTGAAGACAGGCATATGTTTTCACCTCACTTTGTCAGTGTGGggtatgttttactttttacagaGATTTGGGATTGTCATTCTAAATTCCTATAATTCTTATACTGGTTTACTGACAACATAAGCTAAGATTATGTCCACATgtcaaaatacacacaaaaaagtaaaaggacaTGTTCAAATAAATTGagtagaaattatgaaatgttttgTGTATCAATGGTAATTGTTTTCTATAGTATATCAGCTTGAAAATCTTCTAAAATTcttagttaaattttttttaattttttttttacatttatttatttttgagagacagagacagagcatgagcaggggaggaggggcagagagagagggagacacagactctgaagcaggccccaggctctgagctgtcagcacaaaacccaacacggggctcgaacccacgaaccgtgagatcatgacctgagctgaagtcggatgcttaactgactgagccacccaggcgcccataaaaTTCTTAGTTAAATTTAAGACTAATATTAAATAGGGTGATAACTGAAAATCTTTGGATTGTTTCTAGGTGAGATGGAATGCTAAAATGTGGTCACCCAACATAGTtgttatatatgtacacatattcttatacataaatattcttaaacataaatatccctatatattcatttaacaaatttatATTTGATCCAGTATCTAGAAAATATCTGCAGAAGTGTTGCTCCATCAGAGCTATTTGGCCATTACTCTAAGTGAAACATTGCTGTGTACACATTTTTACCAGTTTTCaggttttcctcttttgttcCCATTACTTCATGTAAAGATAGACTAGTGATCATTTAGTTTTACagttttgccaatattttataaattacagaGAAGAATCGTGATGGAAATAATGGAAGAATTGGCATTGTCCGGAGATCAGGGATTCGATTTGGATCaggatgaaataagaaaatgagcaCATGTGGGGATCTACAAGTTTGATGATTGGAAATATAACCAAATGCTTTGACACAGCTTATATAAACAGGTGGAGTGTAATTCCCCTACCATGAAATGCCGGCCTTGGCGATTTGTTTCAGTGAAGAGCTTGTCACAGAACTGACACTGCTTAACTTCCCAGATAAGGCTTAAAAAACCAGTCATCTTGGACATCAGCCTTTGAAGTCTTGAGACACGATGTTGGAGATTCCTTgtgggagaaacaaaacaaaacaaaacaaaacaaaagagaagcagATTTGAGATGCCCGAGCATTTCACGTCCTCAGCTGTCTGCGTCTTCCTGGTGTCTGCACCTGCATCAGGCCATCACGATGACTCCAGGCACTGTTTGCAACCTCGTAAGAGACTCAGAGCCAGAACCATGCGGCTGAGTCACTCCTGAATTCCTGACTCTTGGTAACCAAGAGATGATTgtgattattgttgttttaagctgctaactCTCAGGTGATCTGTAATGAAAAACAGACACCCAATATAGTGAGAAATAGTTTCTTTTGTTAGATGGGAGCAGGGATGTTTTTGTCAGTTTTCAGTGTGGGATGTGGGGTAAACAATGAATGTTGGAGAGCTGAGAAAGCCGACTACATCGAACAGGTGTCATTCTCTTTAGTCACCCAAAACTGAATCCTATTCCTGGAACCATGCCTTCTTAGATCTATCTCTAATTTCAGAGAACTGCATTGAAAtactttcccagcctcccttgagATTATGAAAGCCCCTGCAATGGCTTGTTGATGTGCCAATTaggcattttctagaattttcttacTAGCATGTTTGTGCTTAGGGTGTTCTACAAGGGGGAGTCTCTCAAGAGAGCTAAAGGGCATATcagattagggcccactctaatgaAATCATTTTAACCTAATTATCTTTATCAAAGCCCTATCTTCAAACACAGTCATGTTCTGAAGTACATGtggattttggggggacacaattcagcccttAACAAGTACCTAATACAGGTATGACAATATTATGCCCTTCATAGTTGCtgtattttgttc is a genomic window of Acinonyx jubatus isolate Ajub_Pintada_27869175 chromosome B4, VMU_Ajub_asm_v1.0, whole genome shotgun sequence containing:
- the LOC106965730 gene encoding LOW QUALITY PROTEIN: putative taste receptor type 2 member 33 (The sequence of the model RefSeq protein was modified relative to this genomic sequence to represent the inferred CDS: inserted 2 bases in 1 codon; substituted 1 base at 1 genomic stop codon); its protein translation is MVTALPSIFSIVVIIEFLLGNFANGFIALVNFIDWTKRQKISSVDHILAALAVSRIGLLWVMIINWYATLFSPDFKSVEVRIIFQIAXAVSNHFSIWLATSLSMFYLFKIANFSSLIFLRLKWRVKSIVLVMLVXLFFLVCHVVVVSVHEKVQTEVYEGNGTRKTKLRDILQLSNMTIFTLANFIPFGMSLTSFVLLIFSLWKHLKRMQLSDKGSRDPSTKVHIRAMQTVVSFLLFFAGYFFTLTITIWSSNWLQNEFGFLLCQVIGILYPSIHLLMLIRGNKKLRQAFLSFLWQLKC